In the genome of Mytilus edulis chromosome 3, xbMytEdul2.2, whole genome shotgun sequence, one region contains:
- the LOC139514700 gene encoding basic immunoglobulin-like variable motif-containing protein isoform X1: MKGSKSLNRLRYLYKKYSCKTDMGNSNSTDSLLQQYEGKIEIIEPLNLKDYEDDDHQEDTDNEEEDSDDEFYDADEFNEKRPPTLIDVSIVSKLVTEVEELLNHVTRQDYQAAFDAAKLLQQVNIGSAFTGDRIKSLEITSKLQKEKLRNIRRQLPQPKVRYSSSSPSRLSSSGDDTALSGQGTKTNRTNSTGQVRQNKSDDTLNKVVYANKGNNSTQMQKDVNKSKSENNNNVKPMTSSLTNQVGAVPDLIRVAPDLNGDTLVWDVDVSDITSKRSVKKPVLPSEREDILTDYIPPTVTATYSQIAARKVMDQKRWICMSRPQYSKSCGISSVVSCWNYLFSTLGHGSLSPITQEEALLFLGFKPPFGEIRFGPFTGNITLMRWFRQLNDHYKVKGRCFNLYKPQGKNKTSGLTSDEALVILKKGLEDPNIAFIYHCQNHYFCPIGYEDTPCKAEQAYSGELSEEDYNTWLLIGDPSRRHPCLHCKRWEDISVDLNCTNPDYVDIRRLEKGLQKRNTKKVGGNLHCIMAFQKCQMPQTHASRRTQIPVLGGAVKRSSSGGRPNTSPARSSSPPQPAGGSPISPASPSSSRFGFVQKDIKSGSESAFNFQNKNLGNLKKNPNDLDYEKLIASQMNNEDEDEVCEDDTETESVISND, encoded by the exons ATGAAGGGCAGTAAATCTCTCAACAGACTAAGATACCTGTACAAAAAGTACAGTTGTAAG ACTGACATGGGTAATTCCAACTCCACAGATAGTTTACTGCAGCAGTATGAAGGTAAAATAGAGATCATTGAGCCTCTCAATCTGAAGGATTATGAAGACGATGATCATCAGGAGGACACGGATAATGAAGAGGAGGATAGCGATGACGAATTCTATGATGCAGATGAGTTCAATGAAAAG CGTCCTCCCACATTGATTGATGTATCCATTGTTTCCAAGCTTGTGACTGAAGTGGAAGAACTACTAAACCATGTGACAAGACAGGATTACCAAGCTGCTTTTGATGCAGCAAAACTATTACAGCAAGTCAATATAG GATCTGCCTTTACTGGTGACAGAATTAAATCTTTGGAAATAACATCAAAACTGCAAAAAGAGAAATTAAGAAATATCAGACGACAACTTCCTCAACCTAAAGTTAGATACTCAAGCTCTAGTCCTTCCAGGCTCAGTTCAAGTGGAGATGACACTGCATTATCAGGTCAGGGGACGAAAACTAACAGAACAAATTCAACTGGTCAAGTTAGACAAAACAAAAGTGATGATACTTTGAACAAAGTTGTATATGcaaacaagggaaataactccacaCAAATGCAAAAGGATGTGAATAAGTCAAAGAGTGAGAACAATAATAATGTTAAACCTATGACATCTTCCTTAACCAATCAGGTGGGGGCTGTTCCTGATTTGATAAGAGTGGCACCAGATTTAAATGGAGATACTTTAGTTTGGGACGTTGATGTCTCTGATATAACATCTAAAAGATCTGTGAAGAAGCCAG TATTGCCTAGTGAAAGAGAAGATATACTAACAGATTATATTCCACCTACTGTTACTGCTACATACTCACAAATTGCTGCTCGCAAAGTCATGGACCAAAAGAGATG GATTTGTATGAGCAGACCCCAGTACAGTAAATCATGTGGTATTTCGTCTGTTGTTTCGTGTTGGAATTACCTCTTTAGTACTTTAGGACATGGAAG CCTTTCACCAATAACTCAAGAAGAAGCTTTATTATTTTTGGGATTTAAACCTCCATTTGGTGAAATAAGATTTGGACCATTTACTGGAAACATTACTCTTATGAG ATGGTTTAGACAGTTGAATGACCACTACAAAGTGAAAGGGAGGTGTTTTAACCTTTACAAGCCACAGGGTAAAAATAAAACCAGTGGATTAACATCAGATGAAGCTCTAGTCATATTAAAGAAAGGTCTTGAGGATCCTaatatagcctttatataccactgCCAAAATCATTACTTTTGTCCTATTGGTTACGAAGATACTCCATGTAAAGCTGAGCAAGCCTACAG tGGTGAATTATCCGAGGAAGATTATAACACATGGCTATTAATAGGAGATCCTAGTAGACGACACCCATGTTTACATTGTAAACG atGGGAAGATATATCAGTAGATCTTAATTGCACTAATCCAGATTATGTTGACATACGACGGCTGGAAAAGGGACTACAAAAACGTAATACTAAAAAAGTTGGAGGAAACTTGCATTGTATAATGGCATTTCAGAAATGTCAAATGCCTCAAACTCATGCGTCTCGCAGAACTCAAATTCCTGTTTTAGGTGGTGCTGTTAAAAGATCCTCTTCAGGGGGAAGACCAAATACAAGCCCTGCCAGAAGTTCCAGTCCACCACAACCAGCTGGAGGTTCACCCATCAGTCCTGCTAGTCCTAGTTCTTCTCGTTTCGGTTTTGTTCAGAAGGATATCAAAAGTGGATCAGAATCTGCATTtaactttcaaaacaaaaacctAGGTAATTTGAAAAAGAATCCTAATGATTTAGATTATGAAAAATTGATAGCAAGCCAAATGAACAACGAAGATGAAGATGAAGTCTGTGAGGATGATACAGAAACTGAATCTGTTATAAGTAACGACTGA
- the LOC139518061 gene encoding uncharacterized protein → MERERQVSYSGYMERERQVSYSWYMERKSQVSYSWHLSWSTDSFSPDNPQLSWPVQANRLLFLKRVSGCPSAEKRQCLHGCGVRLGLILLIYKVQHYSLSIRIHVGNNHWH, encoded by the exons ATGGAAAGGGagaggcaggtgtcttacagtGGGTATATGGAAAGGGagaggcaggtgtcttacagttggtatatggaaaggaagagTCAGGTGTCTTACAGTTGGCATTTGTCTTGGTCTACAGACTCCTTTAGTCCAGATAATCCACAGCTCAGCTGGCCAGTACAAGCAAACAG GTTGCTCTTCCTAAAGCGAGTATCAGGATGTCCTTCCGCAGAAAAG CGACAATGTTTACATGGATGTGGAGTAAGACTTGGTCTAATACTGCTTATATATAA GGTACAGCATTACAGCTTGTCCATAAGGATTCATGTTGGAAATAACCATTGGCATTGA
- the LOC139514700 gene encoding basic immunoglobulin-like variable motif-containing protein isoform X2 encodes MACGLACIKEVEETDMGNSNSTDSLLQQYEGKIEIIEPLNLKDYEDDDHQEDTDNEEEDSDDEFYDADEFNEKRPPTLIDVSIVSKLVTEVEELLNHVTRQDYQAAFDAAKLLQQVNIGSAFTGDRIKSLEITSKLQKEKLRNIRRQLPQPKVRYSSSSPSRLSSSGDDTALSGQGTKTNRTNSTGQVRQNKSDDTLNKVVYANKGNNSTQMQKDVNKSKSENNNNVKPMTSSLTNQVGAVPDLIRVAPDLNGDTLVWDVDVSDITSKRSVKKPVLPSEREDILTDYIPPTVTATYSQIAARKVMDQKRWICMSRPQYSKSCGISSVVSCWNYLFSTLGHGSLSPITQEEALLFLGFKPPFGEIRFGPFTGNITLMRWFRQLNDHYKVKGRCFNLYKPQGKNKTSGLTSDEALVILKKGLEDPNIAFIYHCQNHYFCPIGYEDTPCKAEQAYSGELSEEDYNTWLLIGDPSRRHPCLHCKRWEDISVDLNCTNPDYVDIRRLEKGLQKRNTKKVGGNLHCIMAFQKCQMPQTHASRRTQIPVLGGAVKRSSSGGRPNTSPARSSSPPQPAGGSPISPASPSSSRFGFVQKDIKSGSESAFNFQNKNLGNLKKNPNDLDYEKLIASQMNNEDEDEVCEDDTETESVISND; translated from the exons ATGGCATGTGGTTTGGCGTGTATTAAGGAGGTTGAGGAG ACTGACATGGGTAATTCCAACTCCACAGATAGTTTACTGCAGCAGTATGAAGGTAAAATAGAGATCATTGAGCCTCTCAATCTGAAGGATTATGAAGACGATGATCATCAGGAGGACACGGATAATGAAGAGGAGGATAGCGATGACGAATTCTATGATGCAGATGAGTTCAATGAAAAG CGTCCTCCCACATTGATTGATGTATCCATTGTTTCCAAGCTTGTGACTGAAGTGGAAGAACTACTAAACCATGTGACAAGACAGGATTACCAAGCTGCTTTTGATGCAGCAAAACTATTACAGCAAGTCAATATAG GATCTGCCTTTACTGGTGACAGAATTAAATCTTTGGAAATAACATCAAAACTGCAAAAAGAGAAATTAAGAAATATCAGACGACAACTTCCTCAACCTAAAGTTAGATACTCAAGCTCTAGTCCTTCCAGGCTCAGTTCAAGTGGAGATGACACTGCATTATCAGGTCAGGGGACGAAAACTAACAGAACAAATTCAACTGGTCAAGTTAGACAAAACAAAAGTGATGATACTTTGAACAAAGTTGTATATGcaaacaagggaaataactccacaCAAATGCAAAAGGATGTGAATAAGTCAAAGAGTGAGAACAATAATAATGTTAAACCTATGACATCTTCCTTAACCAATCAGGTGGGGGCTGTTCCTGATTTGATAAGAGTGGCACCAGATTTAAATGGAGATACTTTAGTTTGGGACGTTGATGTCTCTGATATAACATCTAAAAGATCTGTGAAGAAGCCAG TATTGCCTAGTGAAAGAGAAGATATACTAACAGATTATATTCCACCTACTGTTACTGCTACATACTCACAAATTGCTGCTCGCAAAGTCATGGACCAAAAGAGATG GATTTGTATGAGCAGACCCCAGTACAGTAAATCATGTGGTATTTCGTCTGTTGTTTCGTGTTGGAATTACCTCTTTAGTACTTTAGGACATGGAAG CCTTTCACCAATAACTCAAGAAGAAGCTTTATTATTTTTGGGATTTAAACCTCCATTTGGTGAAATAAGATTTGGACCATTTACTGGAAACATTACTCTTATGAG ATGGTTTAGACAGTTGAATGACCACTACAAAGTGAAAGGGAGGTGTTTTAACCTTTACAAGCCACAGGGTAAAAATAAAACCAGTGGATTAACATCAGATGAAGCTCTAGTCATATTAAAGAAAGGTCTTGAGGATCCTaatatagcctttatataccactgCCAAAATCATTACTTTTGTCCTATTGGTTACGAAGATACTCCATGTAAAGCTGAGCAAGCCTACAG tGGTGAATTATCCGAGGAAGATTATAACACATGGCTATTAATAGGAGATCCTAGTAGACGACACCCATGTTTACATTGTAAACG atGGGAAGATATATCAGTAGATCTTAATTGCACTAATCCAGATTATGTTGACATACGACGGCTGGAAAAGGGACTACAAAAACGTAATACTAAAAAAGTTGGAGGAAACTTGCATTGTATAATGGCATTTCAGAAATGTCAAATGCCTCAAACTCATGCGTCTCGCAGAACTCAAATTCCTGTTTTAGGTGGTGCTGTTAAAAGATCCTCTTCAGGGGGAAGACCAAATACAAGCCCTGCCAGAAGTTCCAGTCCACCACAACCAGCTGGAGGTTCACCCATCAGTCCTGCTAGTCCTAGTTCTTCTCGTTTCGGTTTTGTTCAGAAGGATATCAAAAGTGGATCAGAATCTGCATTtaactttcaaaacaaaaacctAGGTAATTTGAAAAAGAATCCTAATGATTTAGATTATGAAAAATTGATAGCAAGCCAAATGAACAACGAAGATGAAGATGAAGTCTGTGAGGATGATACAGAAACTGAATCTGTTATAAGTAACGACTGA